A genomic segment from Desulfovibrio sp. encodes:
- a CDS encoding MFS transporter yields MRILILSEHEKVRSSNVLKLFLRLRKQLVRWEMAQAIDAVHAPSKIRWLLLGIVFMSCLIAYLDRVNLSVCATFIMEDMKFDRVQLGYAMSAFFAAYALTQIPGGILAERWGIRKNGAFAMFWWSLFTFLTPHAWGFASFVVVRFLFGLGEGPLYPNNGFFFAKWFSSKEKAIANSWMSAGTLLGPALGPPLTVFLVTHTSWHWAFYVFGLAGFIATALWWIYARDTPAEHPKINDAELLLITEQTNIQDAVSEATKKIKTPWGKFLKNHRFWAIGFQYMANNYITFLFMSWVPLYLQQSRGVSFTQMGALAGLPFLAAAISTVLTSILSDKLVRMGKSKMLTRSAFGFFGMSGCAVFLYFATQVDTVAQNIILLSLSYGFLGFNLTAAWAACQDIGGKYGGTVATWMNFWGTIAGVAAPVLTALFVDWVGWENAFVISTAIVGSGALTWLVINPDKKLVED; encoded by the coding sequence ATGAGAATTCTCATTTTATCAGAGCATGAAAAAGTTCGTTCCTCAAACGTACTGAAACTGTTTTTGAGGCTGAGAAAACAACTGGTGAGGTGGGAGATGGCTCAAGCTATCGACGCAGTTCATGCTCCAAGCAAAATCCGATGGCTTTTGCTTGGAATCGTCTTCATGTCATGCCTTATTGCGTATCTGGACCGGGTTAACCTCTCGGTCTGCGCTACGTTCATCATGGAGGATATGAAATTTGACCGAGTTCAGCTCGGGTATGCAATGTCGGCTTTTTTTGCCGCCTATGCCCTGACCCAAATTCCTGGCGGCATTTTGGCCGAACGGTGGGGTATACGGAAAAATGGCGCATTCGCAATGTTTTGGTGGTCGTTGTTTACATTTTTGACCCCCCACGCATGGGGTTTTGCAAGCTTTGTTGTAGTGCGGTTTCTCTTTGGCCTTGGCGAAGGCCCGCTGTACCCAAACAACGGCTTCTTCTTTGCCAAGTGGTTCAGTTCCAAAGAAAAAGCCATTGCAAACTCGTGGATGAGTGCAGGCACACTGCTTGGACCCGCCCTGGGCCCGCCGCTGACAGTATTTTTGGTAACGCACACCAGTTGGCACTGGGCCTTCTATGTATTTGGCCTTGCAGGTTTTATCGCCACGGCGCTGTGGTGGATCTACGCTAGAGACACCCCAGCCGAGCACCCAAAAATCAATGATGCGGAACTGCTGCTCATTACTGAACAGACCAACATTCAGGATGCAGTTTCCGAGGCAACCAAAAAAATCAAAACCCCCTGGGGCAAGTTTCTTAAAAACCATCGGTTCTGGGCCATAGGCTTTCAGTATATGGCCAACAACTACATAACCTTCTTGTTTATGTCGTGGGTGCCGCTGTATCTGCAGCAATCACGGGGCGTGAGCTTTACGCAGATGGGCGCACTTGCCGGTTTGCCGTTTTTGGCGGCGGCAATCAGCACGGTTCTCACCTCCATACTGAGTGACAAACTTGTGCGGATGGGCAAATCCAAGATGCTTACCCGCTCTGCCTTTGGCTTTTTTGGCATGAGCGGCTGCGCTGTGTTTCTCTACTTTGCAACCCAGGTCGACACCGTTGCCCAAAACATCATTCTGCTTTCCTTAAGCTACGGGTTCCTTGGCTTTAACCTTACCGCAGCTTGGGCTGCCTGCCAGGACATTGGCGGAAAGTACGGCGGCACGGTCGCTACCTGGATGAACTTTTGGGGAACCATTGCCGGCGTGGCTGCTCCGGTTTTGACCGCTCTTTTTGTTGATTGGGTTGGCTGGGAAAATGCCTTCGTCATCAGCACCGCTATCGTCGGTTCTGGTGCACTGACCTGGCTGGTTATCAATCCTGACAAAAAGCTGGTCGAAGATTAG
- a CDS encoding 2-hydroxyacyl-CoA dehydratase, whose protein sequence is MSEQNVGEPVPAKIRLRDIAAKAYEEAWEAKKRGEMVGWCASNFPQEIPQTLGIKVVYPENQAAAIAAKGGGLRMCEHAEGLGYSNDICAYARTSLAFLDIGSCEEMDMPQPDFVLCCNNICNCMIKWYENIAKERNIPMILIDIPFKNDYETDDASVEYIKAQFDHAMQQLSEITGKPFSEERFKEVMAVSQRTAKAWLRAAEFTRYVPSPLNGFDLFNHMAVAVCARGTVEAAEAFEQLADEYEAAVKTGASTYKGEQKYRVLFEGIACWPYLRATSAPLKEHGINVTATVYATAFGVLYNNTAEMMRAYSYVPNCVSVERAADMRINVGRENKIDGAIIHTNRSCKLWSGIMPEVERRIRDTLHIPTVTFDGDQADPRVFSEAQYQTRIEALCEVMAANKEAKA, encoded by the coding sequence ATGAGTGAACAGAATGTTGGCGAACCGGTGCCGGCAAAAATACGACTGCGCGACATTGCCGCAAAAGCTTACGAAGAGGCCTGGGAGGCCAAGAAACGTGGTGAGATGGTGGGGTGGTGCGCCTCGAATTTCCCGCAGGAAATTCCGCAGACCCTCGGCATCAAGGTTGTCTATCCAGAAAACCAGGCGGCAGCCATTGCGGCCAAAGGTGGCGGTTTGCGCATGTGTGAGCATGCCGAGGGCCTGGGGTATTCCAACGACATCTGCGCCTATGCGCGCACCAGTCTGGCCTTTCTAGACATTGGCAGCTGCGAAGAAATGGATATGCCCCAGCCGGACTTTGTCCTGTGCTGCAACAATATCTGCAACTGCATGATAAAGTGGTACGAAAATATCGCCAAAGAACGCAATATCCCCATGATCCTCATCGATATTCCGTTCAAGAATGATTACGAAACCGACGACGCCTCTGTGGAGTACATCAAGGCGCAGTTTGACCATGCCATGCAGCAGCTTTCTGAAATTACCGGAAAGCCGTTCTCTGAAGAGCGCTTCAAGGAAGTAATGGCTGTCTCGCAGCGTACGGCCAAGGCCTGGTTGCGCGCCGCCGAGTTCACCAGATACGTGCCATCACCCCTTAATGGCTTTGACCTGTTCAACCACATGGCCGTCGCGGTATGCGCTCGCGGTACCGTTGAGGCTGCCGAGGCCTTTGAGCAGCTTGCTGACGAATACGAGGCCGCCGTCAAAACCGGCGCCTCCACCTACAAGGGCGAACAGAAATATCGCGTGCTGTTTGAAGGCATCGCCTGTTGGCCGTACCTGCGTGCCACATCGGCTCCCCTCAAAGAGCACGGCATCAACGTCACAGCAACGGTGTACGCCACAGCCTTTGGCGTTCTTTACAACAACACCGCCGAAATGATGCGCGCCTACTCGTACGTGCCCAACTGCGTGTCTGTCGAGCGTGCCGCCGACATGCGCATCAACGTGGGTCGCGAAAACAAAATCGACGGTGCCATCATTCATACCAACAGAAGCTGCAAGCTCTGGAGTGGCATCATGCCCGAAGTGGAGCGCCGCATACGCGACACGCTGCATATCCCCACCGTTACCTTTGATGGCGACCAGGCTGACCCCCGCGTCTTCTCAGAAGCTCAGTACCAGACCCGCATTGAAGCTTTGTGCGAAGTGATGGCTGCCAATAAGGAGGCGAAAGCATAA
- a CDS encoding CoA transferase, with amino-acid sequence MSERKLLEGVKIVELATFIAVPSATRMLADMGAEVIKIEGAKGDNLRWTAPTEGRPLDHNENTTFDLENANKLSLGLDMKTPGGRKILFQLLEKADIFVTNWRPQALERAKLSYADLKTVFPKLVYANATGYGEKGPDKDLPGFDYTAFFARGGMLGTLYQKGTVPMNVVPGLGDHQCGMMLAAGILAAYINAQRTGKGEKVSTNLLHTAIYTQGIMIQGAQYSDYGQVYPIDRRETISPFIVAYKTKDDRFIQICMPVYDAYYPTFMKCIGREDLAEDERYTKMEVVAKHKRSPELYDILWEAFQTKTVKEWAEIFTAHDIPFSIAQTWEEILEDKQAWAIETFYKMQYPNGNNRTLVRIPIDFEEMGLPEYKQAPLVGGDNYKILGSLGYTKEQVDEMIANKEVCAWK; translated from the coding sequence ATGTCTGAGAGAAAACTGCTGGAAGGGGTCAAAATTGTGGAGCTGGCAACCTTTATTGCCGTTCCTTCCGCTACGCGCATGCTGGCCGATATGGGCGCGGAGGTCATCAAGATCGAAGGAGCCAAGGGTGATAACTTGCGCTGGACCGCTCCCACCGAGGGGCGCCCTCTCGACCATAACGAAAATACCACCTTTGATCTTGAAAATGCCAACAAGCTGAGCCTAGGCCTGGATATGAAGACGCCCGGCGGCAGGAAAATTCTCTTTCAACTTCTGGAGAAGGCCGACATCTTTGTAACCAATTGGCGTCCTCAGGCGCTCGAACGCGCCAAGCTCTCATACGCCGACCTCAAAACTGTTTTCCCCAAGCTTGTCTACGCCAATGCCACCGGTTACGGCGAGAAAGGTCCGGACAAAGATCTGCCCGGTTTTGACTACACTGCCTTTTTTGCGCGAGGCGGAATGCTGGGCACCCTGTACCAAAAGGGTACGGTGCCCATGAATGTGGTTCCCGGTCTGGGCGATCATCAGTGCGGTATGATGCTGGCCGCAGGCATTCTTGCCGCCTACATCAACGCCCAGCGCACCGGCAAAGGGGAAAAAGTCTCCACCAACCTGCTGCACACAGCCATCTATACCCAGGGCATCATGATCCAGGGTGCGCAGTATTCCGACTACGGCCAAGTATACCCCATCGACCGCCGCGAAACCATCAGTCCTTTCATTGTGGCCTACAAGACCAAGGATGACCGGTTCATCCAGATATGTATGCCCGTCTATGATGCCTATTACCCCACCTTCATGAAGTGCATAGGGCGTGAAGATCTGGCTGAAGACGAGCGCTACACCAAGATGGAAGTCGTGGCCAAGCACAAGCGTTCACCCGAGTTGTACGACATTTTGTGGGAAGCCTTCCAGACCAAAACCGTCAAGGAATGGGCCGAGATATTCACCGCCCACGATATTCCTTTCTCTATTGCGCAGACCTGGGAAGAAATCCTCGAAGACAAGCAGGCATGGGCAATCGAGACCTTCTACAAGATGCAATACCCCAACGGTAACAACCGTACTCTCGTGCGTATCCCCATAGATTTTGAAGAAATGGGCCTCCCGGAATACAAGCAGGCTCCCCTTGTGGGCGGCGATAACTACAAGATTCTTGGCAGCCTTGGCTACACCAAGGAGCAGGTCGACGAAATGATCGCCAATAAGGAAGTTTGCGCCTGGAAATAA
- a CDS encoding acyl-CoA dehydratase activase: protein MNSILTMGVDIGSSASKCIILQNGEAIVSKAVVPVGAGTSGPGRAMGEALAACGKSSGDISFVCATGYGRNSVKEADKEMSELSCHARGAVRLFSGVRTLIDIGGQDVKAMHISEQGMLENFVMNDKCAAGTGRFLDVMSRVLEVKLSEMASLGKKATKYVKISSTCTVFAESEVISHLASGVSIPDIIDGIHHSIASKTAGLVKRVGVTPLVAMTGGVATDSEVVRILSEELNTPIQVSPLSVLCGALGAALYAYDSCSKKS, encoded by the coding sequence ATGAATTCTATTTTGACAATGGGCGTAGACATCGGTTCTTCCGCTTCCAAATGCATCATTCTGCAGAACGGTGAAGCCATCGTCTCCAAGGCGGTGGTCCCCGTAGGCGCGGGTACCAGCGGCCCCGGCAGGGCCATGGGCGAAGCTCTGGCGGCCTGCGGTAAAAGCTCTGGCGACATCTCCTTTGTCTGTGCCACTGGCTATGGTCGCAACTCGGTCAAAGAGGCGGACAAAGAGATGAGCGAACTGAGCTGCCATGCCCGTGGGGCCGTGCGTCTGTTTTCTGGAGTACGTACGCTTATAGATATAGGTGGCCAGGACGTAAAAGCCATGCATATTTCAGAACAAGGTATGCTTGAAAACTTTGTTATGAATGACAAATGCGCTGCAGGCACGGGAAGATTCCTCGATGTTATGTCCAGAGTGCTCGAAGTCAAGTTGTCTGAAATGGCATCACTTGGAAAAAAAGCGACTAAATATGTCAAAATAAGCTCAACATGCACCGTATTTGCAGAATCTGAAGTCATTTCGCATCTCGCAAGCGGAGTATCAATTCCTGACATTATTGATGGAATCCATCATTCGATCGCAAGCAAAACCGCAGGATTAGTGAAACGGGTTGGCGTCACGCCCCTGGTCGCCATGACCGGTGGCGTGGCTACTGACTCTGAAGTTGTGCGCATCCTTTCGGAAGAACTGAATACGCCAATCCAGGTGTCGCCCCTCTCCGTGCTGTGCGGAGCTTTGGGGGCTGCCCTGTACGCGTACGACAGCTGTTCCAAAAAATCTTAG
- a CDS encoding methyl-accepting chemotaxis protein → MKLLVPSIAMLVLCMGVSSYFSSQKSAHEASQVLVGTARLAAQDVSKNLDDMLSFVCNVLALESGNERLDGLLTDQGPSESEFNDAVKLLKKLVATSNLISAARVYNTQGKCIVSDTGITNIDVKDRDYFKKVMTGQTNISNPLINRANNLPVCVISTPILRDGKITGALIVGIDLSPFTENMIAPTKIGEKGYVYLVDGNGITVSHPDAAQIMNLDISHFEWGRKMLSTGNGSISYAFEGHGKTAVYAKVKSTGWIVSAIVSEDDTTAVARVIWTSSMVLSGVGVGLVCLILIFIVNPILAALQKCVAFAEAVTMGDLGNQLEINRKDELGKLGNALSIMVEKLKEMVTTAEVKTTEAEQQTRKANIAMEQAESARRQAEEAKREGMLAAAGQLEEVVSIISSASTQLSAQIEQSDQTTRESAQCLSEAADAMNQMTAAVHDVAASASSASSMSEKTKANAEDGANIVRESLQSIARVNDVSMELKKDMTQLNEHAQAINRIMGVISDIADQTNLLALNAAIEAARAGDAGRGFAVVADEVRKLAEKTMTSTQDVGNAITAIQSSTTKSVSGMDNALLQVETATDCAGKSREALQLIVSDVESTAGQVRAIAVACEEQSAASEAINNSIEHVNSMSEQTARAMNESARAVADLAQQAQKLSALINEMKNG, encoded by the coding sequence ATGAAGCTATTGGTGCCTTCCATTGCCATGCTGGTTTTATGCATGGGGGTATCAAGCTATTTTTCTTCCCAAAAATCCGCACACGAGGCATCGCAGGTGCTGGTTGGAACGGCCCGTCTTGCAGCGCAGGACGTTAGCAAGAATCTTGATGATATGCTGTCATTTGTGTGCAACGTGCTGGCACTCGAAAGCGGCAACGAGAGACTTGACGGGCTGCTGACCGACCAGGGGCCGTCTGAGAGTGAATTTAACGATGCGGTCAAGCTGCTCAAAAAACTTGTTGCAACCAGCAACCTTATCTCCGCAGCCCGCGTCTACAACACGCAGGGCAAATGCATCGTAAGCGATACGGGGATAACCAATATAGATGTCAAGGACAGGGATTACTTTAAAAAAGTCATGACCGGTCAAACTAACATAAGCAACCCGCTTATAAACCGCGCCAACAATCTGCCGGTATGCGTCATATCAACGCCGATCCTCCGCGACGGTAAAATCACCGGTGCCCTGATTGTGGGCATAGACCTTTCACCATTTACCGAAAACATGATTGCGCCCACTAAAATAGGCGAGAAAGGTTATGTGTATCTTGTGGACGGCAACGGCATAACGGTAAGCCACCCAGATGCAGCGCAGATCATGAACCTCGACATCTCCCACTTTGAATGGGGCCGCAAAATGCTTTCCACAGGCAATGGCAGCATTTCGTACGCCTTTGAGGGGCATGGAAAAACAGCCGTTTATGCCAAAGTCAAATCAACTGGCTGGATTGTAAGCGCCATTGTCAGCGAAGACGACACCACGGCTGTTGCCAGGGTCATATGGACCTCGAGCATGGTTTTGAGTGGCGTAGGTGTAGGCCTTGTGTGTTTGATTCTCATTTTTATTGTCAATCCCATCCTGGCCGCTCTGCAAAAATGCGTCGCCTTTGCCGAGGCGGTCACCATGGGCGACCTTGGCAACCAGCTTGAAATCAATCGCAAGGACGAGCTTGGCAAGCTTGGCAACGCCCTGTCCATCATGGTTGAAAAGCTTAAAGAAATGGTGACCACCGCCGAAGTCAAAACGACGGAAGCCGAACAGCAGACTCGCAAGGCCAATATAGCCATGGAACAGGCGGAATCCGCCCGTCGCCAGGCGGAAGAAGCCAAGCGCGAGGGCATGCTTGCCGCTGCAGGGCAACTTGAAGAAGTGGTATCGATCATTTCATCAGCATCAACACAGCTTTCGGCACAAATCGAGCAATCAGACCAGACCACGCGAGAGTCGGCCCAGTGCCTTTCTGAGGCCGCCGACGCCATGAACCAGATGACCGCCGCTGTGCACGATGTGGCCGCCAGCGCATCGAGTGCGTCAAGCATGTCTGAAAAAACCAAGGCCAATGCCGAGGATGGGGCAAACATCGTGCGGGAATCCCTGCAGAGCATTGCCAGGGTCAACGATGTTTCCATGGAACTGAAAAAAGACATGACCCAGCTCAACGAGCACGCTCAGGCCATCAACCGCATAATGGGCGTTATTTCAGACATTGCAGATCAGACAAACCTGCTGGCGCTTAATGCGGCCATTGAAGCAGCCCGTGCGGGCGACGCCGGGCGTGGTTTTGCCGTTGTGGCTGATGAAGTTCGCAAGCTGGCGGAAAAAACCATGACCTCAACGCAGGATGTGGGCAACGCCATTACTGCCATTCAGAGCAGCACGACAAAAAGCGTCTCTGGCATGGACAACGCCTTGCTGCAGGTTGAAACGGCCACAGACTGCGCGGGCAAATCCAGAGAAGCGCTGCAGCTGATCGTCAGCGACGTAGAATCCACAGCCGGACAGGTACGGGCCATAGCTGTGGCCTGCGAGGAACAGTCGGCAGCCAGCGAGGCAATCAACAATTCCATCGAGCACGTCAATAGCATGTCAGAGCAGACAGCCCGGGCCATGAATGAATCCGCACGCGCCGTGGCCGACCTTGCCCAACAGGCCCAAAAACTGAGCGCTCTAATCAATGAAATGAAAAACGGTTAA
- a CDS encoding lactate racemase domain-containing protein, producing MQFNFPPIDIPVEGLDKVKLPQMYSITQRYDDQRVVDISGQLAAQLESQIGNKEAFKGKSIALTVGSRGIPHLDVMAKTICDRLKAWGAAPFIVPSMGSHGGATAEGQIEMLAGYNITEQSIGVPIKSCMDVVQYDSLEDGTPLYCDRNAWGADGIVVFNKVKPHTDFRGTHESGLAKMIAIGLAKHKGASMFHMKGFACFPDVLPAIAEKFIKNGPQLMFGVGVVQNAYDEVCNIDVCPKEGIIKMDADLLVVAKGKMPRFKFQECDVLVIDEIGKNISGNGHDPNIVGRNNSGDFLEVFTLKRLVILGITPESHHNAAGINLADITTRRLLNEVDWRATWINVLTANRPNGGKIPVYAETDRDAVIMAIRTGDNVNFEHPRVAHIKNTLCMTRIDVSEAIYNEIKDRDDVSLISGPFELDFNTEGRLTPIEEA from the coding sequence ATGCAGTTCAATTTTCCTCCGATCGACATCCCTGTTGAGGGTCTCGACAAGGTTAAACTCCCCCAAATGTATTCCATTACACAGCGGTACGATGACCAGCGCGTTGTGGACATTTCGGGACAGCTTGCGGCGCAGCTTGAATCGCAGATCGGCAACAAGGAAGCATTCAAGGGAAAAAGCATCGCTCTTACCGTGGGCAGCAGGGGCATACCCCACCTTGACGTCATGGCCAAAACCATCTGCGACCGGCTTAAAGCATGGGGGGCTGCACCATTTATAGTGCCCTCCATGGGCAGTCACGGCGGCGCGACGGCAGAGGGACAGATAGAGATGCTGGCCGGATACAACATCACAGAGCAGAGCATTGGGGTTCCGATCAAATCATGCATGGATGTAGTGCAGTATGATTCGCTTGAAGACGGCACGCCGCTTTACTGCGACAGAAATGCCTGGGGTGCGGACGGCATTGTTGTGTTCAACAAGGTCAAGCCCCACACCGATTTTCGCGGCACACACGAAAGCGGACTGGCCAAGATGATCGCCATCGGGCTGGCAAAACACAAGGGCGCGTCCATGTTCCATATGAAGGGCTTTGCCTGTTTCCCCGATGTGCTGCCTGCCATTGCCGAAAAGTTCATCAAAAACGGCCCACAACTCATGTTTGGCGTGGGAGTTGTGCAAAATGCCTACGACGAGGTTTGCAATATCGATGTGTGCCCCAAAGAGGGCATCATCAAGATGGATGCCGACCTGCTGGTAGTCGCCAAAGGCAAGATGCCGCGCTTCAAGTTTCAGGAATGTGACGTGCTTGTCATTGACGAAATAGGCAAAAATATCAGCGGTAACGGACACGATCCCAACATCGTGGGACGCAACAACTCCGGCGACTTTCTCGAGGTATTCACGCTCAAGCGCCTGGTCATCCTTGGCATTACGCCAGAATCACACCACAACGCCGCTGGCATCAACCTTGCCGATATCACCACCCGCAGGTTGCTCAACGAAGTAGATTGGCGGGCCACATGGATCAACGTGCTCACCGCCAACCGGCCCAACGGCGGCAAAATTCCGGTCTATGCCGAAACCGACCGCGATGCCGTAATCATGGCCATTCGCACCGGAGACAATGTTAATTTTGAGCACCCGAGGGTCGCCCATATCAAGAATACTCTCTGTATGACAAGAATCGACGTTTCGGAAGCCATTTACAACGAAATCAAGGACAGGGACGACGTAAGCTTGATCAGCGGCCCCTTTGAGCTTGATTTCAATACCGAGGGCCGCCTCACACCGATTGAAGAAGCCTGA
- a CDS encoding AMP-binding protein, with translation MSVGRDNIFFVDIEFSLSTICILNECFLSVRGLPRFMNAEFDQGVSMRPFALTIGDFLSYAAEIWPETDALIQASTGERLSWRELDALTDAYAKGLWVKGLRAGDTVVGWSCNSVSLIVCGLAAIKIGAVFVPVSIHLTRPEIADIVLRTRCACICYADGYRDVDYATVVNELFVDCADATEPSTLKFSVNLGGSAIASSVRAADLAELGVSLSADFYASIRATVQPHHVASILFTSGSTCRPKGVMLTHDNLVNNAFFSIQRLGLDAARDLCCMAVPLFHCFGLSTCLIGSIACGVPLVILERYRVSDVIKYCEEYKCTVLHGVPTMFGRLLEAVSVGESNNLVLKKGIIAGSQCSEALVAAIVNRLGMDGLSIAYGQTETSPCCTQTFPDADIELKCTTIGVPLPGVEMKVVDPDTGDELLPGEIGELWTRGFHVMRGYLGLHGQVSTVMDDTCWYHTGDAGFVDIHGDWHYSYRIKDIIVRGGENISPIEIECALKKIPYVYQVKVFGVFSKDLGEEVVAVVIPCAGHSITESDLKNELYGKIAHYKIPSKFMIIDEMPLNDNGKINIQYLKDRLSAECA, from the coding sequence ATGTCAGTGGGTAGAGATAATATTTTTTTCGTAGATATTGAATTTTCATTGTCGACAATATGTATTTTAAATGAATGCTTTTTATCGGTTCGTGGTCTGCCGCGATTTATGAATGCTGAATTTGATCAAGGGGTAAGTATGAGGCCTTTTGCTTTAACCATTGGCGACTTTCTCAGCTATGCCGCTGAAATTTGGCCGGAAACTGACGCCCTAATTCAGGCGAGCACCGGCGAGCGGTTGTCCTGGAGGGAGCTTGACGCGTTGACCGATGCCTATGCCAAGGGGTTGTGGGTCAAAGGGCTGCGTGCAGGCGATACCGTTGTGGGGTGGTCGTGCAATTCGGTCTCGCTGATTGTCTGTGGCCTTGCAGCTATCAAGATTGGCGCGGTGTTTGTGCCGGTCAGTATTCATCTGACCCGGCCGGAGATTGCAGACATTGTCCTCCGCACCCGATGCGCTTGCATCTGCTATGCGGACGGCTACCGCGATGTGGATTACGCGACAGTGGTCAATGAGCTGTTTGTAGATTGTGCAGACGCCACAGAACCATCAACGCTCAAGTTTTCGGTCAACCTCGGCGGCAGTGCCATTGCCTCCTCCGTGCGGGCTGCTGACCTGGCTGAGCTCGGCGTAAGCCTTTCCGCCGATTTTTATGCCAGCATCCGCGCAACCGTCCAGCCGCACCATGTTGCGAGCATCCTGTTTACCTCTGGCAGTACCTGCCGCCCCAAGGGCGTAATGCTCACGCACGACAACTTGGTCAATAATGCTTTTTTCTCCATCCAGCGTCTCGGGCTGGATGCCGCAAGAGATTTGTGCTGCATGGCGGTACCGCTATTTCACTGTTTTGGTCTTTCGACGTGTCTTATTGGCAGCATTGCTTGCGGTGTTCCGCTGGTAATACTTGAACGATACAGGGTCTCTGACGTCATAAAATATTGTGAAGAGTATAAATGTACTGTTCTGCACGGCGTTCCAACAATGTTTGGAAGATTATTGGAAGCAGTATCTGTGGGAGAATCAAATAATCTGGTTCTCAAAAAAGGCATCATTGCAGGTTCACAATGCAGTGAAGCGCTTGTGGCTGCCATAGTAAACAGGCTTGGCATGGATGGTCTTTCCATTGCCTATGGTCAAACGGAAACCTCACCTTGTTGCACTCAAACATTCCCAGATGCGGATATAGAGCTGAAGTGCACCACTATCGGTGTGCCCTTGCCCGGTGTGGAAATGAAGGTCGTCGATCCAGATACCGGTGATGAACTGCTGCCCGGTGAAATCGGCGAGCTGTGGACCCGTGGATTTCATGTGATGAGGGGGTATCTAGGGCTGCATGGGCAGGTATCAACGGTTATGGATGATACCTGCTGGTACCATACTGGCGATGCTGGATTTGTAGATATACATGGTGATTGGCATTATTCATATAGAATTAAAGATATTATTGTGCGTGGAGGTGAAAATATAAGTCCAATAGAAATAGAATGTGCATTGAAAAAAATTCCATACGTGTATCAGGTAAAAGTATTTGGCGTATTTTCAAAAGATCTTGGAGAAGAAGTTGTTGCAGTAGTTATTCCTTGTGCAGGACATTCAATAACAGAAAGTGATTTAAAAAATGAATTATATGGTAAAATTGCTCATTATAAGATTCCAAGTAAGTTTATGATTATTGATGAAATGCCATTAAACGATAATGGAAAGATTAATATTCAATATTTAAAAGATAGACTTAGTGCTGAATGTGCTTAG
- a CDS encoding 2-hydroxyacyl-CoA dehydratase family protein, whose product MSTLNDTLQKLSDVAANPAAQLNAIVAQGKKAIGCFPVYSPAELVIAAGMTPFAVWGAEMEISSAKKYFPSFYCGIAQTCLEMGLNGKLDKLSGAMIPVLCDTLKCLGQNWKVGVKNVPFIPVIHPQNRKLPAGVEFMRKQYVTIAEKLSAISGHKVDAASLQKAIDICNAQRAALREFSDVAALYPHLISPAQRNAVIKSGGFMDKGEHTATVRQIIELCRQQPMKDWDGHKVVTTGILADSQALLQVLADNRFAVVADEVAQESRQYRTDVPADADPFNALARQISDMEGCSVLYDPDKKRGPMIVDMVKKHGAQGVVFLMTKFCDPEEFDFPMVKKALDAAGIPMVSVEVDQQMRSFEQARTALQTFADVISA is encoded by the coding sequence ATGAGCACGCTCAACGATACCCTTCAGAAACTGTCTGATGTGGCGGCCAATCCGGCTGCGCAACTGAACGCAATCGTGGCGCAGGGCAAAAAGGCCATTGGGTGTTTCCCGGTATACTCGCCAGCTGAGTTGGTGATCGCCGCCGGTATGACGCCTTTTGCTGTCTGGGGCGCAGAAATGGAAATTTCCAGCGCCAAAAAATATTTTCCTTCCTTTTACTGCGGCATTGCCCAGACCTGTCTTGAGATGGGCCTGAACGGCAAGCTCGACAAGCTCTCGGGCGCCATGATTCCCGTGCTCTGCGACACGCTCAAGTGTCTTGGGCAAAACTGGAAGGTGGGCGTCAAAAACGTCCCATTCATTCCCGTTATCCATCCTCAAAACCGCAAACTGCCCGCAGGCGTCGAGTTTATGCGCAAGCAGTACGTGACCATCGCCGAAAAACTGTCGGCCATTTCGGGGCATAAGGTGGACGCGGCTTCACTGCAAAAAGCCATTGATATCTGCAACGCCCAGCGCGCTGCCCTGCGTGAATTTTCTGATGTGGCGGCGCTGTACCCCCATTTGATTTCGCCCGCGCAGCGCAATGCCGTCATCAAGAGCGGCGGTTTTATGGACAAGGGTGAGCACACCGCCACTGTCAGGCAAATCATTGAACTGTGCCGCCAGCAGCCCATGAAGGACTGGGACGGGCACAAGGTCGTCACAACAGGCATTCTGGCCGATAGCCAGGCCTTGCTGCAGGTTCTGGCCGACAACCGGTTTGCCGTGGTTGCGGACGAAGTGGCGCAAGAGTCGCGCCAGTACCGCACCGATGTTCCGGCGGATGCCGATCCCTTCAATGCCCTGGCCAGACAGATCTCCGACATGGAGGGCTGCTCTGTACTGTACGACCCCGACAAAAAGCGCGGTCCCATGATTGTGGACATGGTCAAAAAGCATGGCGCGCAGGGCGTTGTCTTTTTGATGACCAAGTTTTGCGACCCCGAGGAATTTGACTTCCCCATGGTGAAAAAGGCCCTGGATGCGGCTGGTATTCCCATGGTGAGTGTTGAGGTTGACCAGCAGATGCGCAGCTTTGAACAGGCGCGTACCGCGTTGCAGACTTTTGCGGACGTGATTTCGGCCTGA